The Mytilus trossulus isolate FHL-02 chromosome 13, PNRI_Mtr1.1.1.hap1, whole genome shotgun sequence genome has a segment encoding these proteins:
- the LOC134694596 gene encoding epidermal growth factor receptor-like: MLIFAIFIIGGFAKTKERTKRQQENASPIKVCRGTKMGMSVGGTSQDHYDLYKRRYSNCTYVDGNLEITYLDKNGETSDWDLTFLESIEEVSGYVLIYSVFIQELHLKNLRLIRGNQLFSFKGEKLYSLVIASNSKPGSTTKGLMHLGFKSLQEIMSGIVYFYNNDLLCFEQTISWVDINPSVTPHAKYSFNNTFHKRSCGECHPACYNKKTDAKQCWGEGPDMCQNLNHAAVCSYECENRCFGSDPNQCCHPECAAGCRGLKHTDCYACKHFSNDGECVRSCPLHQVYNPGKFKMEVNPEGKFAYGALCLKDCPNKMLKDTQLNICVKTCRTNFKDVNGTCVQCDGSCSRACKGQSGGEYITASNINQFKNCTIVNGNLKIVENSFAGDAQYKTPGVTIDDLQVLQNIKEVTGYIMIQSNDTNFRNLSFLSNLEVIHGREVDATQSSLNIMFTQLRNLDLISLRQIRNGHVTIAFNHHLCYITDINFTQMFAHKNLQVVRLMKNKKAELCRDEGEVCDQSCSDDGCWFKGPDKCLQCRKLKIDNSSNICINNCQLPGLYEVGNLCKFCDEEYDSTCSGLGPENCHKCKHYAVTGTNKDGNMIRKCLKECPKMFYPDLDRICQQCHDYCDDGCSGPSSTVMTGGCESCKVGIEDVRSGESNITCMDPIEESCPYGFYRHTVSQSRINDPLAGKMVCKRCNEMCNDCTGAGPAHCITCKYLKQFDYCVENCYPLFYPDLNQICQQCHEQCRGSCFGPSASDCKACLSFKVYWEDTYNPHKFNCTKTCPDDKKYHVASDDPYEGIIVCASASHPKVQTRFKADKAEAELLKNIAITGGVIVFVAFVVVLGILLRRRFQQNRANVPNGTTRMTGFQNEGNTLMHSPIIINDNNYLTERLSNTTDDAHGFMQMETDSH, from the exons ATGTTAATTTTCGCTATTTTCATTATAGGTGGCTTTGCAAAAACCAAAGAAAggacaaagagacaacaagaAAACGCTTCACCCATAA aAGTATGTCGAGGAACTAAAATGGGCATGAGTGTTGGTGGAACCTCTCAAGATCACTATGATTTATATAAACGTAGATACTCAAACTGTACATATGTAGATGGAAATTTGGAAATtacatatttagataaaaatggGGAGACTTCAGATTGGGATTTGACTTTCTTGGAATCCATTGAAGAAGTTAGTGGATACGTTTTGATTTATTCTGTTTTTATTCAAGAGTTGCATTTAAAGAATTTACGTTTAATCAGAGGAAATCAGCTGTTCTCATTTAAAGGAGAAAAGTTATATAGCTTAGTGATAGCTAGTAACAGTAAACCAGGATCTACAACAAAAGGATTGATGCACCTAggatttaaaagtttacaaG aaattatGAGcggaattgtatatttttacaacaATGACTTGTTGTGTTTTGAGCAAACAATAAGTTGGGTGGATATCAATCCCAGTGTAACACCACATGCTAAATACAGCTTTAATAATACCTTTCACAAACGGAGTT GTGGTGAATGTCATCCAGCATGTTATAACAAAAAGACAGATGCTAAACAATGTTGGGGAGAAGGTCCAGATATGTGTCAAAACT taaACCATGCAGCCGTTTGTAGCTATGAATGTGAAAATAGGTGTTTTGGTAGTGATCCAAACCAGTGTTGCCATCCTGAATGTGCTGCTGGTTGTCGTGGATTAAAGCACACCGATTGTTAT GCTTGCAAACATTTTTCTAAtgatggggaatgtgtcagaaGTTGTCCTCTGCACCAGGTTTATAATCCaggcaaattcaaaatggaGGTAAATCCAGAAGGAAAGTTTGCATACGGTGCACTTTGTCTGAAAGACTGCCCAA ataaaatgtTGAAAGATACACAATTGAATATTTGTGTTAAAACCTGTCGAACAAATTTCAAGGATGTAAATGGTACTTGCGTACAATGTGACGGTTCCTGTTCTAGAG CATGCAAAGGTCAAAGTGGTGGGGAATATATCACAGCCAGCAACATCaatcagtttaaaaattgtacaattGTAAATGGAAATCTCAAAATTGTAGAAAATTCATTTGCTGG AGATGCCCAGTATAAGACACCAGGAGTTACAATTGACGATTTACAAGTTCTTCAGAACATCAAGGAAGTTACAGGGTATATCATGATACAGTCAAACGACACAAACTTCAGGAACTTATCATTTCTTTCAAACCTGGAGGTCATTCATGGAAGAGAGGTTGACGc aactCAAAGTTCCTTGAATATTATGTTTACACAACTCAGGAATTTAGACTTAATATCGTTAAGGCAGATACGAAACGGTCATGTTACTATAGCATTTAACCACCATTTATGTTACATTACTGATATCAATTTTACACAAATGTTTGCTCATAAAAATCTACAGGTGGTcagattaatgaaaaataagaagGCAGAATTATGTA gAGATGAAGGTGAGGTATGTGACCAGAGCTGTTCAGATGATGGATGTTGGTTCAAGGGACCAGATAAATGTTTACAGTGTAGGAAGCTTAAGATAGACAATAGTAGCAATATCTGTATCAATAATTGTCAACTACCAGGGCTGTATGAAGTAGGAAATCTGTGTAAATTTTGTGATGAGGAATATGATTCCACATGCTCCGGCCTT GGACCTGAGAATTGTCATAAGTGTAAACATTATGCTGTGACCGGAACAAATAAAGATGGCAACATGATTAGAAAATGTTTGAAAGAATGTCCGAAAATGTTTTATCCAGACCTTGATAGAATATGTCAGCAATGCCATGATTACTGTGATGATGG TTGTTCTGGTCCCTCTTCTACTGTAATGACTGGAGGATGTGAAAGCTGTAAAGTTGGTATCGAAGACGTTCGCAGTGGAGAATCCAATATTACTTGTATGGATCCAATTGAAGAATCTTGTCCATACGGGTTCTATCGACATACTGTGTCTCAGTCTCGTATAAATGATCCTTTGGCTGGAAAAATG GTATGCAAAAGGTGCAATGAAATGTGTAATGACTGTACCGGCGCTGGACCAGCCCACTGCATTACATGTAAATATCTAAAGCAGTTTGACTACTGTGTCGAAAACTGTTATCCACTATTCTATCCAGACTTAAACCAGATATGTCAACAATGCCATGAACAGTGCCGAGGCAGCTGTTTTGGACCATCAGCTTCCGACTGTAAAGCGTGTCTAAGCTTCAAAGTGTACTGGGAAGACACTTATAATCCACACAAA TTTAATTGTACAAAAACATGTCCAGATGATAAAAAATACCATGTGGCATCAGATGATCCTTATGAAGGTATAATTGTATGTGCGAGCGCTTCTCATCCAAAGGTCCAGACTAGATTCAAGGCAGACAAAGCAGA aGCTGAATTACTGAAGAACATAGCTATAACAGGTGGTGTAATAGTATTTGTTGCTTTTGTCGTGGTCTTAGGTATTTTGTTGAGGAGAAGGTTTCAACAAAATAGGGCGAATGTGCCTAATGGTACTACCAGAATGACAGGATTCCAGAATGAG GGAAATACTTTGATGCATTCACCAATTATTATAAATGACAACAATTACCTAACGGAAAGATTGAGTAATACAACAGATGATGCACACGGGTTTATGCAGATGGAAACAGATTCTCATTAA